The proteins below are encoded in one region of Campylobacter rectus:
- the caiC gene encoding crotonobetaine/carnitine-CoA ligase has product MDMIGKKNLGAYFRELALTHADKTAIICEDAEGRISSLSYKNLDERISQTANLLKSLGVKKGEFVAIHLLNSIEYVLALMAIAKLGAIAVPINANYVYADALFIIQKTKPVAAITQGEFVKIYEEIEEKNYKFKNGIVLIKAQGSSRGHVDFDKEIKKQSTQLKEEEFSNLCPAEIIFTSGTSSFPKGVLITHYNLLFAGFYTSWQINLESSDIYLTAMPLWHIDAQCTVMMPTFSRGATLVILERFSARKFWDQILYHKATITECIPKMICTMMVQPVKANEKDHYLRQMLFYLGIAQKDMDDFLQRFGVKSVLSSYGMSETVVGLIGDRPSEKRKFPSIGRVGFCYEAKIVDKDGKELGANEKGEICVRGERGKTIFDGYFENTEATNKAIDKDGWLHTGDIGYFDEDEYFYFVDRDVNLIKVAGENVSSVEVETYLQTHDKIFEAAVIGVPDNFDNELIKACVVLKEGESLSEDEVKQYCAQGLAKFKVPSIVRFYSSLPKTCTEKVKKNVLRSEHLNENLK; this is encoded by the coding sequence ATGGATATGATAGGCAAGAAAAACCTAGGCGCGTATTTTCGCGAGCTAGCTCTCACTCACGCAGACAAAACGGCGATCATTTGCGAAGACGCCGAGGGGCGAATTTCAAGCCTATCATATAAAAATTTGGATGAGCGTATCAGCCAAACGGCAAATTTGCTCAAAAGCCTAGGCGTAAAAAAGGGCGAATTCGTAGCGATCCACCTGCTAAACAGCATAGAGTACGTCCTGGCCCTCATGGCTATAGCAAAGCTAGGCGCGATAGCCGTGCCTATAAACGCCAACTACGTTTACGCCGATGCGCTCTTCATCATCCAAAAAACAAAGCCCGTAGCCGCTATAACGCAAGGCGAGTTCGTTAAAATTTACGAGGAGATCGAGGAGAAAAACTATAAATTTAAGAACGGAATCGTTCTTATAAAGGCGCAGGGCAGCTCCCGTGGACACGTAGATTTTGATAAAGAGATAAAAAAGCAAAGCACGCAGCTTAAAGAGGAGGAGTTTAGCAATCTATGCCCGGCCGAGATTATTTTCACTTCCGGCACCTCGTCCTTTCCAAAGGGCGTGCTGATAACGCATTATAATCTGCTTTTTGCGGGATTTTATACCTCTTGGCAGATAAATTTAGAAAGCAGCGATATCTATCTCACCGCTATGCCGCTTTGGCATATAGACGCGCAGTGCACCGTTATGATGCCGACGTTTTCCAGGGGCGCAACGCTCGTGATTTTGGAGAGATTTTCGGCTCGTAAATTTTGGGATCAGATCCTTTATCACAAGGCCACGATCACCGAGTGCATACCCAAGATGATCTGCACGATGATGGTGCAGCCCGTTAAAGCGAACGAAAAGGATCACTACCTAAGACAGATGCTTTTTTACCTGGGTATCGCGCAAAAAGATATGGACGATTTCTTGCAGAGATTCGGCGTAAAAAGCGTGCTAAGCTCGTACGGAATGAGCGAAACGGTCGTTGGACTCATCGGCGATAGACCGAGCGAAAAGAGAAAATTCCCCTCTATCGGCAGAGTGGGCTTTTGCTACGAAGCAAAGATCGTGGATAAAGACGGCAAGGAGCTGGGCGCGAACGAAAAGGGCGAAATTTGCGTAAGAGGCGAAAGGGGCAAAACGATCTTTGACGGATATTTCGAAAACACCGAGGCTACGAACAAAGCCATCGACAAGGACGGCTGGCTGCATACGGGCGATATCGGATATTTTGACGAGGACGAGTATTTTTATTTCGTCGATAGGGACGTAAATTTGATAAAGGTTGCAGGCGAGAACGTCTCTAGCGTAGAGGTCGAAACCTATCTGCAAACCCACGATAAAATTTTTGAAGCGGCAGTAATCGGAGTGCCGGATAACTTTGATAATGAACTGATAAAAGCATGCGTAGTGCTTAAAGAGGGCGAAAGCCTAAGCGAAGACGAGGTCAAACAATACTGCGCGCAGGGGCTTGCCAAATTTAAAGTCCCGAGCATCGTGCGGTTTTATTCGTCTTTGCCCAAAACCTGTACGGAAAAGGTAAAGAAAAACGTGCTCAGAAGCGAGCATTTGAACGAAAATTTAAAATAA
- the caiB gene encoding L-carnitine CoA-transferase: protein MKFNTPKFGPLSGVKVVFSAMEIAGPFSAQMLAEWGADVIWIENSKYPDTIRVQQNYKELSRRNLYALSLNIFSDEGKEIFYKLISECDVFIEASKGPAFAKKGITDEVLWQHNPKLVIAHLSGFGQYGDPEYTNLAAYNTIAQAFSGYLIQNGDQNQPMPAFPYTADYMCGMCVTSSVLAALYNAQRTGKGESIDVAMYEVMLRVGQYYMMDYLNGGEMCPRMIKGKDPLYAGCGLYTCKDGYIVFEIVGSYQVEEMFKLLGISDLYGGDDVPVGTQLISRKMKVNDKFEAALDKFFGERTIEESLKILADLKVAGAKVLEVSELQSNPQYIARDSFTTWKNEAGKEFKGPNVMPKFKNNPCVIWRPMPSYGEDTADIMAHLGYTNEQVQKLNDEKIIRVKK, encoded by the coding sequence ATGAAATTTAATACACCAAAATTTGGCCCCCTCTCCGGCGTCAAAGTAGTATTTTCGGCGATGGAGATAGCAGGACCGTTTTCGGCGCAAATGCTTGCCGAATGGGGAGCGGACGTTATCTGGATAGAAAACTCAAAATATCCGGACACCATAAGAGTTCAACAAAACTATAAAGAGCTTAGCCGCAGAAATTTATACGCTCTTTCGCTAAATATCTTTAGCGACGAGGGCAAGGAAATTTTCTACAAACTAATAAGCGAGTGCGACGTATTTATCGAAGCGAGCAAAGGCCCTGCGTTTGCTAAAAAAGGAATTACCGATGAGGTTTTGTGGCAGCACAATCCAAAGCTAGTCATCGCTCACCTCTCGGGCTTTGGTCAATACGGCGATCCTGAATACACCAATCTAGCCGCTTATAACACGATCGCGCAAGCATTTAGCGGATACTTGATCCAAAACGGCGATCAAAATCAACCTATGCCAGCGTTCCCATATACGGCTGATTATATGTGCGGTATGTGCGTAACAAGCTCCGTGCTTGCGGCTCTTTACAACGCGCAAAGAACCGGCAAGGGCGAGAGCATCGACGTAGCGATGTATGAAGTAATGCTAAGAGTCGGCCAATACTACATGATGGACTACCTAAACGGCGGCGAGATGTGCCCAAGAATGATCAAAGGCAAAGATCCGCTTTACGCAGGATGCGGCCTATACACGTGCAAAGACGGCTATATCGTATTTGAAATCGTCGGCTCATATCAGGTAGAAGAGATGTTTAAGCTTCTCGGTATCAGCGATCTTTACGGCGGCGATGACGTACCTGTGGGCACTCAGCTAATCAGCCGCAAGATGAAGGTAAACGATAAATTTGAAGCCGCGCTTGATAAATTCTTCGGCGAGAGAACTATCGAAGAGTCGCTTAAAATTTTAGCCGATCTAAAAGTAGCGGGCGCAAAAGTGCTTGAGGTAAGCGAGCTGCAAAGCAATCCTCAATATATCGCACGCGACAGCTTCACTACATGGAAAAACGAAGCGGGCAAAGAATTTAAAGGTCCAAACGTAATGCCTAAATTTAAAAACAATCCTTGCGTAATCTGGCGCCCGATGCCAAGCTACGGCGAGGATACGGCCGACATCATGGCTCACCTAGGCTATACGAACGAGCAGGTTCAAAAGCTAAACGACGAAAAAATCATAAGGGTGAAAAAATAA
- the caiA gene encoding crotonobetainyl-CoA dehydrogenase, protein MMDFKLTDEQELFVAGVRELMERENWEAYFAKCDEAHEYPIKWVKELAELGVDTMLLPEEHGGMDASWVTLAAIWEELGRCGAPTYVLYQLPGFSTILKYGSQEQIDKIFAFRGTGKQMWNSAITEPGAGSDVGSLKTTYTKKDGKVYLNGQKCFITSSAHTPYIVVMARDSQSEKPIFTEWFVDMSKPGIKLTPLDKLGLRMDSCCEIVFDNVELEEKDVFGEYGNGFNRVKEEFDAERFLVACTNYGIAYCAFEDAAKYANQRVQFGETIGRTQLIQEKFAHMAMRLNAMKYMVYSTAWKMDQGLNVTGESAMCKFYCANNAFAVVDDAIQVLGGIGVTGHRVSRFWRDLRVDRLSGGSDEMQILTLGRAILKQYR, encoded by the coding sequence ATGATGGATTTCAAACTAACCGACGAGCAAGAGCTTTTCGTTGCAGGCGTTAGAGAACTTATGGAGAGAGAAAACTGGGAGGCGTATTTCGCTAAATGCGACGAAGCGCACGAATATCCAATCAAATGGGTAAAAGAGCTAGCGGAGCTTGGCGTAGATACTATGCTGCTTCCTGAGGAGCACGGCGGCATGGACGCTAGCTGGGTAACACTAGCAGCTATCTGGGAAGAGCTTGGCAGATGCGGCGCGCCTACATACGTGCTTTATCAACTTCCGGGATTTAGCACTATCCTAAAATACGGCTCGCAAGAGCAAATAGATAAAATTTTCGCTTTCCGCGGTACGGGCAAACAGATGTGGAACTCCGCTATCACAGAGCCTGGCGCCGGTTCAGACGTCGGTAGCCTAAAAACTACTTACACTAAAAAAGACGGCAAGGTTTATCTAAACGGACAAAAATGCTTCATCACTTCAAGCGCGCACACTCCGTATATCGTCGTAATGGCAAGAGACAGCCAAAGTGAAAAACCGATCTTTACCGAGTGGTTCGTAGATATGAGCAAGCCGGGCATCAAGCTAACTCCGCTTGATAAACTAGGCCTTAGAATGGATAGCTGCTGCGAGATCGTGTTTGATAACGTAGAGCTTGAGGAAAAAGACGTATTCGGCGAGTACGGCAACGGCTTTAACCGCGTTAAAGAGGAATTTGACGCAGAGAGATTTTTGGTCGCTTGCACAAACTACGGCATAGCTTACTGCGCATTTGAAGACGCGGCAAAATACGCAAATCAGCGCGTACAGTTCGGCGAAACTATCGGCAGAACTCAGCTCATCCAAGAGAAATTCGCTCATATGGCGATGAGACTAAACGCTATGAAATATATGGTTTATAGCACCGCTTGGAAGATGGATCAGGGCCTAAACGTAACCGGCGAGAGTGCTATGTGTAAATTTTACTGCGCTAACAACGCATTTGCGGTAGTAGACGATGCGATCCAAGTTCTTGGCGGTATCGGCGTAACGGGACATAGAGTTTCAAGATTCTGGAGAGACCTAAGAGTCGATAGACTATCTGGCGGTTCAGATGAGATGCAGATCCTAACTCTAGGCCGAGCGATCTTGAAGCAATACAGATAG
- the caiT gene encoding L-carnitine/gamma-butyrobetaine antiporter has translation MAQKKVGIEPKVFFPSLIIVGILSWLVVQDLDAANKAINATFAYVTGSWGWAFEWYMVIMVIGWFWLVFGPMKNKKLGDEDDKPEFSTISWIFMMFASCTSAAVLYWGTAEIYYYVTTPPFGLEPMSRQAQDLGLAYSLFHWGPLPWATYSLLSVAFGYFLFVKKMNVVRPSGTIEAAVGEKLARGWLGVVIDNFYIVALILAMGTSLGLATPLVTECFEWLFGIKRTLALDTMIISCWVVFNAICVAFGLNKGIKIASDIRSYLMIIMLAWVVIIGASTFTINYFTDSVGQMFNNLGRMLFNTDAIGQGGFPQSWTVFYWAWWVVYGIQMCIFLARISRGRTVRELCVGMVAGLTATTWILWTILGSNTMHLMITKAIDLPSIIATHGLARGIIETWAALPLSTITIWGFFILCFIATVTLINACSYTLAMSTCKEASGYDEPPLWVRIGWSILVGVIGVTLLALGGLKPIQTAIIAGGSLLFFVNIIILVSFFKDAKKNNWY, from the coding sequence ATGGCTCAAAAAAAAGTCGGGATAGAACCAAAGGTATTCTTTCCTTCGTTAATTATCGTAGGCATCCTTAGCTGGCTAGTCGTGCAGGATCTGGACGCTGCCAACAAAGCCATAAACGCAACGTTTGCTTATGTAACGGGCTCGTGGGGCTGGGCTTTTGAGTGGTATATGGTGATTATGGTGATCGGGTGGTTTTGGCTGGTGTTCGGTCCTATGAAAAACAAAAAGCTCGGCGACGAGGACGATAAACCGGAATTTAGCACGATTAGCTGGATATTTATGATGTTTGCTTCGTGCACCTCCGCGGCCGTATTGTACTGGGGTACGGCTGAAATTTACTACTACGTAACGACTCCGCCGTTTGGTCTTGAGCCTATGAGCAGACAAGCGCAGGATCTGGGTCTTGCTTATAGCTTATTTCACTGGGGACCGTTACCTTGGGCGACTTATAGCTTGCTTTCGGTAGCATTTGGATACTTTTTATTCGTTAAAAAAATGAACGTCGTTAGACCAAGCGGCACGATAGAGGCGGCGGTCGGCGAGAAACTGGCTCGCGGCTGGCTCGGAGTGGTTATCGATAACTTCTATATCGTAGCGCTAATCCTTGCTATGGGAACGAGCCTAGGCCTTGCTACTCCGCTTGTTACGGAGTGCTTCGAGTGGCTTTTCGGTATCAAAAGAACCCTGGCGCTTGATACTATGATCATATCTTGCTGGGTTGTATTTAACGCTATTTGCGTGGCATTCGGCTTAAACAAAGGTATCAAGATCGCCAGCGACATAAGAAGCTATCTAATGATTATTATGCTAGCTTGGGTTGTTATCATCGGAGCTTCGACATTTACGATAAACTACTTCACGGATAGCGTAGGACAGATGTTTAACAACCTAGGCCGCATGCTATTTAACACCGATGCGATCGGTCAAGGCGGTTTCCCTCAGAGCTGGACGGTGTTTTACTGGGCTTGGTGGGTTGTTTACGGTATCCAGATGTGCATCTTCTTGGCGCGTATCTCACGAGGTAGAACCGTGCGCGAGCTTTGCGTAGGTATGGTTGCGGGTCTAACTGCCACTACGTGGATACTTTGGACGATTCTCGGTAGTAACACAATGCACCTTATGATCACAAAAGCTATCGATCTACCAAGTATCATCGCTACGCACGGCCTTGCTCGCGGTATCATCGAGACTTGGGCTGCGTTGCCGCTTTCAACTATAACTATTTGGGGATTTTTCATCCTATGCTTCATCGCTACGGTTACGCTTATCAATGCTTGCTCTTATACGCTTGCGATGAGTACTTGCAAAGAGGCCAGCGGTTACGACGAGCCGCCTCTATGGGTTAGAATCGGTTGGTCGATCCTAGTCGGCGTTATCGGCGTTACATTGCTTGCGCTAGGCGGACTAAAACCTATCCAAACGGCTATTATAGCGGGCGGCAGCTTGTTATTCTTTGTAAATATCATAATCCTTGTTTCGTTCTTTAAAGACGCGAAAAAGAATAATTGGTATTAA
- the aes gene encoding acetyl esterase: protein MNAKNKIDVVAKLSAEMKKVVDVQLASAPAEPAETNEQMRQNYENERKFWNEGGPVMHNSKDVWVEFEGSRIRTRIYYPNLQSEYKTIFFIHGGGWVVGSIDTHDRIMRILADLSGCAVIGIDYTLAPDKKYPFQIRECDAAIDHFLANSKEYKISPEFIAYAGDSAGANMCMGTYLYRRDSGKDSSGVKAMALFYGLYGLKDSASRSLYGNEIDWLRPEDMEYYFREYLQSSEDEEKPYVNILNADLTRGVPPCFIGACEFDPLKDDSVALYEILKERSDSKFKEYKGVMHAFLHYSKMMEAAGGALEDGAKFISSKFKIS from the coding sequence ATGAACGCAAAAAACAAAATAGACGTGGTAGCTAAGCTCTCGGCCGAGATGAAAAAGGTCGTAGATGTCCAGCTAGCTAGCGCTCCTGCCGAGCCTGCCGAGACAAACGAACAGATGAGGCAAAACTACGAAAACGAGCGAAAATTTTGGAACGAGGGCGGCCCCGTGATGCATAATAGCAAGGACGTCTGGGTGGAATTTGAAGGAAGCCGCATCAGGACTAGGATCTATTATCCAAATTTACAGAGCGAATATAAAACGATATTTTTCATCCACGGCGGCGGTTGGGTCGTAGGCAGTATCGATACGCACGATAGGATTATGAGAATTTTGGCTGATCTTAGCGGATGCGCGGTGATCGGCATAGACTACACCTTGGCGCCGGATAAAAAATATCCGTTTCAAATCAGGGAGTGCGACGCGGCGATCGATCATTTTTTGGCAAATTCTAAAGAATATAAAATTTCGCCCGAATTTATCGCATACGCCGGCGATAGCGCGGGCGCTAATATGTGTATGGGCACCTATCTATATAGACGAGACAGTGGCAAAGATAGTAGCGGCGTAAAGGCTATGGCGCTATTTTACGGGCTTTACGGCTTAAAAGACTCGGCCTCTCGCTCGCTTTACGGCAACGAGATAGATTGGCTAAGGCCTGAAGATATGGAATATTATTTTAGAGAGTATCTGCAAAGCAGCGAGGATGAGGAGAAACCGTACGTAAATATTTTAAATGCCGATCTTACTCGGGGCGTGCCGCCTTGCTTTATAGGCGCTTGCGAATTTGATCCGCTCAAAGACGACAGCGTTGCATTGTATGAAATTTTAAAGGAGCGCAGCGATAGTAAATTTAAAGAGTATAAAGGCGTTATGCACGCGTTTTTGCACTATAGCAAGATGATGGAAGCAGCAGGCGGCGCCCTAGAAGACGGGGCTAAATTTATCAGTAGTAAATTCAAAATTTCATAA